The Scophthalmus maximus strain ysfricsl-2021 chromosome 7, ASM2237912v1, whole genome shotgun sequence genome includes a window with the following:
- the st8sia2 gene encoding alpha-2,8-sialyltransferase 8B, translated as MPLVVRTLLFGLVTLLVVVLIVDDLAEVEEETANIGHSKKANSQRLMPKPHRKTAAPEDPTASCTDSNDRRPSYNTTAKLSSNNWTFNKTLSNHIRKNVLRFLDPERDISILKGTLKPGDIIHYVFDRHSTTNISENLYRLLPTASPMKNQHHRRCAIVGNSGILLNSSCGPEIDSHDFVIRCNLAPVEEYSRDVGRRTNLVTMNPSVVQRAFQDLVSEEWRDRFLQRLQSLSGSVLWIPAFMAKGGEERVEWALRLILLHTVDVRTAFPSLRLLHAVRGYWLTNNVHIKRPTTGLLMYTMATRFCEEIHLYGFWPFPLDPQGKPVKYHYYDTLKYEYTSSSSPHTMPLEFRTLSTLHRQGALRLHTGTCDEQRRPQTELQSK; from the exons ATGCCGCTCGTGGTCCGCACGCTGCTGTTCGGCTTGGTGACGCTGCTGGTGGTGGTCCTGATCGTGGACGATCTTGCAGAAGTGGAGGAAGAAACTGC gAATATTGGACATTCAAAGAAGGCGAACTCGCAGAGGCTGATGCCTAAACCACACCG AAAGACGGCAGCACCCGAGGATCCGACTGCTTCCTGCACAGATTCAAATGACCGTCGTCCGAGCTACAATACCACTGCCAAGCTCTCGTCAAACAACTGGACCTTCAACAAGACCCTCTCCAACCACATCAG GAAGAACGTCCTGAGGTTCCTCGATCCCGAGAGAGATATCTCGATTCTGAAGGGCACTCTGAAACCGGGAGACATCATCCACTATGTTTTCGATCGCCACAGCACCACAAACATCTCGGAGAACCTCTACCGTCTGTTGCCGACTGCATCCCCCATGAAGAACCAGCACCACAGGCGCTGTGCCATTGTGGGTAATTCGGGGATCCTGCTGAACAGCAGCTGTGGACCCGAGATTGACTCTCACGACTTTGTTAtcag GTGTAACCTGGCACCAGTGGAGGAATACTCCCGGGACGTGGGGAGGCGGACCAACCTGGTGACCATGAACCCCTCAGTGGTGCAGCGGGCCTTCCAGGACCTGGTCAGTGAGGAGTGGAGGGATCGCTTCTTGCAGCGGCTTCAAAGCCTCAGCGGCAGCGTGCTGTGGATCCCAGCGTTCATGGCCAAGGGCGGGGAGGAGCGCGTGGAGTGGGCCCTCCGcctcatcctgctgcacacTGTGGATGTGCGCACCGCCTTCCCCTCGCTGCGCCTTCTCCACGCCGTCAGAGG GTACTGGCTGACCAACAATGTCCACATCAAGCGTCCGACCACTGGCCTCCTCATGTACACGATGGCCACTCGCTTCTGTGAGGAGATTCATCTTTACGGCTTCTGGCCCTTTCCCCTCGACCCACAGGGCAAACCAGTTAAATACCACTACTACGATACTCTGAAGTATGAGTACACATCCAGCTCCAGTCCGCACACCATGCCTTTGGAGTTCAGGACCCTGAGCACGTTGCACAGACAGGGGGCGCTCCGGCTCCACACTGGGACCTGTGATGAGCAGAGGAGACCGCAGACGGAGCTCCAGAGCAAATAG